TACGAGCGCTTCCTCGACCGTGACCTGGACGGCACCGCCAACGTCACTACAGGCCAGGTCTACTCGACGGTGATCGCCAAGGAGCGGCGCGGCGAGTACCTGGGCGACACGGTCCAGGTCATCCCACACATCACCAACGAGATCAAGCACCGGATCCGGCGCATGGCCACCGACGAGGTGGACGTCGTCATCACCGAGGTCGGCGGCACCGTCGGCGACATCGAGTCGCTCCCGTTCCTGGAGACCGTCCGCCAGGTCCGCCACGAGGTCGGCCGGGACAACGTCTTCGTCGTGCACATCTCGCTCCTGCCGTACATCGGCCCCTCCGGTGAGCTGAAGACCAAGCCGACCCAGCACTCCGTCGCCGCGCTGCGCAACATCGGTATCCAGCCGGACGCGATCGTGCTGCGCTGCGACCGCGAGGTGCCGACCGCGATCAAGCGCAAGATCTCGCTGATGTGCGACGTCGACGAGGCCGCCGTGGTCGCGTGTCCCGACGCCCGCTCGATCTACGACATCCCGAAGGTCGTGCACTCCGAGGGCCTGGACGCCTACGTCGTGCGCAAGCTCGACCTGCCGTTCCGCGACGTCGACTGGACGACCTGGGACGACCTGCTGGACCGCGTCCACAAGCCCGCGCACGAGATCACCCTCGCGCTGGTCGGCAAGTACATCGACCTGCCCGACGCCTACCTGTCGGTCACCGAGGCGCTGCGCGCCGGCGGTTTCGCCAACCGCGCCCGGGTGAAGATCAAGTGGGTCACCTCCGACGACTGCAAGACCCCGGCCGGCGCCAAGGCGGCGCTCGGCGACGTCGACGGCATCTGCATCCCGGGCGGCTTCGGCGACCGCGGTGTGCTCGGCAAGGTCGGCGCGATCCGCTACGCCCGCGAGAACAGGATCCCGCTGCTCGGCCTCTGCCTCGGCCTGCAGTGCATCGTGATCGAGGCCGCGCGCAACCTGGCCGACATCCCGGACGCCAACTCCACCGAGTTCGACCCGGCGACGGCCCACCCGGTCATCTCCACCATGGCCGAGCAGCTGGACATCGTCGCCGGCGAGGGCGACATGGGCGGCACCATGCGCCTCGGCATGTACCCGGCGAAGCTCGCCGAGGGCTCGATCGTGCGCGAGGTGTACGACGGCAAGGAGTACGTCGAGGAGCGGCACCGCCACCGCTACGAGGTGAACAACGCCTACCGCGCGGAGCTGGAGAAGAAGGCCGGCATCCTGTTCTCCGGGACGTCGCCCGACGGCAAGCTCGTGGAGTACGTCGAGTACCCGCGGGACGTGCACC
Above is a genomic segment from Streptomyces fodineus containing:
- a CDS encoding CTP synthase, with amino-acid sequence MPPKSTTTKHIFVTGGVASSLGKGLTASSLGMLLKARGLRVVMQKLDPYLNVDPGTMNPFQHGEVFVTNDGAETDLDIGHYERFLDRDLDGTANVTTGQVYSTVIAKERRGEYLGDTVQVIPHITNEIKHRIRRMATDEVDVVITEVGGTVGDIESLPFLETVRQVRHEVGRDNVFVVHISLLPYIGPSGELKTKPTQHSVAALRNIGIQPDAIVLRCDREVPTAIKRKISLMCDVDEAAVVACPDARSIYDIPKVVHSEGLDAYVVRKLDLPFRDVDWTTWDDLLDRVHKPAHEITLALVGKYIDLPDAYLSVTEALRAGGFANRARVKIKWVTSDDCKTPAGAKAALGDVDGICIPGGFGDRGVLGKVGAIRYARENRIPLLGLCLGLQCIVIEAARNLADIPDANSTEFDPATAHPVISTMAEQLDIVAGEGDMGGTMRLGMYPAKLAEGSIVREVYDGKEYVEERHRHRYEVNNAYRAELEKKAGILFSGTSPDGKLVEYVEYPRDVHPYLVATQAHPELRSRPTRPHPLFAGLVKAAVERQRTEDDAKISK